A genomic segment from Fundulus heteroclitus isolate FHET01 chromosome 6, MU-UCD_Fhet_4.1, whole genome shotgun sequence encodes:
- the dapk3 gene encoding death-associated protein kinase 3, giving the protein MAGFRQEDVELYYEMGEELGSGQFAIVRKCKEKSTGGEYAAKFIKKRRLSSSRRGVSREEIEREVNILREIQHSNIITLHDIFENKTDVILILELVSGGELFDFLAEKESLTEEEATQFLKQILDGVHYLHSKRIAHFDLKPENIMLLDKNVPNPRIKLIDFGIAHQIKAGNEFKNIFGTPEFVAPEIVNYEPLGLEADMWSIGVITYILLSGASPFLGETKQETLTNISAVNYDFDEEYFSSTSELAKDFIRRLLVKDPKKRMTIDDSLEHPWIKVIKRRNVRQEDRGHKTERRRLKTTRLKEYTIKSHSSMPPNNTYVNFERFSQVLEEIAAAEEGLKELERNQRSCQEDVAALLSIYEEKEGWYKEENQSISSDLSHIRQELQRSQSHRKKCQEDARLTMQSANNLKRKFGRLENRYEALAEQVASEVRWVEELLKSVSAEKEALGSGGAR; this is encoded by the exons CGGACAGTTCGCCATCGTCCGTAAGTGCAAGGAGAAGAGCACGGGCGGCGAGTACGCGGCCAAGTTCATCAAGAAGCGGCGCCTGTCGTCCAGCCGGCGCGGGGTGAGCCGCGAGGAGATCGAGCGCGAGGTCAACATCCTGCGGGAGATCCAGCACAGCAACATCATCACGCTGCACGACATCTTCgagaacaagacggacgtgATCCTGATCCTGGAGCTGGTGTCGGGCGGAGAGCTCTTCGACTTCCTGGCCGAGAAGGAGTCCCTGACGGAGGAGGAGGCCACGCAGTTCCTCAAGCAGATCCTGGACGGCGTCCACTACCTGCACTCCAAGCGCATCGCTCACTTCGACCTGAAG CCTGAGAATATCATGCTGCTGGATAAGAACGTTCCCAACCCGCGGATCAAGCTGATTGATTTTGGGATCGCTCACCAGATCAAAGCCGGAAACGAGTTCAAGAACATCTTTGGGACGCCGGAGTTTGTGG CGCCAGAAATAGTCAACTATGAGCCTCTGGGCCTGGAGGCGGACATGTG GAGCATCGGCGTCATCACATACATCCT GCTGAGCGGAGCGTCGCCGTTCCTCGGCGAGACCAAGCAGGAGACTCTGACCAACATTTCTGCTGTCAATTACGACTTTGACGAGGAGTATTTCAGCAGCACCAGCGAGCTGGCCAAGGACTTTATACGCCGCCTGCTGGTCAAAGACCCAAA gaagagAATGACAATCGATGACAGTCTAGAACATCCCTGGATTAAG GTCATCAAAAGGCGAAACGTGCGCCAGGAGGACAGGGGCCACAAAACGGAGCGCCGGCGCCTCAAGACCACGCGGCTGAAGGAGTACACCATCAAGTCCCACTCCAGCATGCCGCCCAACAACACCTACGTCAACTTCGAGCGCTTCTCCCAGGTGCTGGAGGAGATCGCCGCCGCAGAGGAGGgcctgaaggagctggagcgcAACCAGCGCTCCTGCCAGGAGGACGTGGCGGCGCTGCTGTCCATCTACGAGGAGAAGGAGGGCTGGTAcaaggaggagaaccagagcataTCCTCCGACCTGAGCCACATCCGCCAGGAGCTGCAGCGCTCGCAGAGCCACCGCAAGAAGTGCCAGGAGGACGCCCGGCTCACCATGCAGTCCGCCAACAACCTCAAGCGCAAGTTCGGGCGGCTGGAGAACCGCTACGAGGCGCTGGCCGAGCAGGTGGCCTCCGAGGTCCGCTGGGTGGAGGAGCTGCTCAAGTCGGTGTCCGCCGAGAAGGAGGCGCTCGGGTCCGGCGGCGCGCGCTGA